In Candidatus Acidiferrales bacterium, the following are encoded in one genomic region:
- the nadB gene encoding L-aspartate oxidase, protein MKASAPIETDFVVIGAGVAGLRAAVELASAGRVVVLAKAELTESATAYAQGGIAVALSDEDEIGLHFQDTINAGDGLCHVAAVKTLVEEGPQYIHQLIEWGTQFDREGTKLAFTKEGAHSRSRILHAHGDSTGQEISRALFAKVKTLSTVRLMPFFFTTDLIVEKGAVVGIRGLDEQRGVPFETRAQAVLLATGGLGQVFRETTNPEVATGDGVAIAYRAGAELSDMEFIQFHPTALRVKAAPRFLLSEALRGEGGKLCNVDLEPFMHQHHDSGDLAPRDIVARSILLEMQRTSADFVYLDMTGLDSEHVKKRFPRIYETCLKHNLDISTDLIPVHPAAHYAMGGVRTDLFCRATLPGLYAAGEAACTGVHGANRLASNSLLEGIVFGAQAGRTMLADLKGATRPRAAAAARPDRIGASNPTGHANHGRCEGPMAPLRGKNPPRNEAVHKRGREIQNIMWREVGIIRSGNELRRAIEQLEAMPISPPEKASRQEYELLNMWTVAKVIACSALAREESRGAHYRSDFPYHDDRFAKHSLVRRGQPTRFL, encoded by the coding sequence ATGAAAGCAAGTGCTCCCATCGAAACCGATTTTGTGGTGATCGGGGCAGGAGTCGCCGGCCTGCGGGCCGCCGTCGAACTCGCCTCCGCCGGCCGGGTTGTGGTTCTCGCCAAAGCGGAATTGACCGAATCCGCCACCGCCTACGCGCAGGGCGGCATCGCGGTGGCTCTCTCCGATGAAGACGAGATCGGGCTGCACTTTCAAGACACCATCAACGCCGGGGACGGGCTTTGCCACGTGGCGGCAGTGAAAACGCTGGTTGAGGAAGGACCGCAATACATCCATCAATTGATTGAGTGGGGCACGCAATTTGACCGCGAGGGCACGAAGCTGGCCTTTACCAAGGAGGGCGCTCACAGCCGCTCGCGCATTCTTCATGCTCACGGCGATTCGACCGGCCAGGAAATCAGTCGCGCCCTCTTCGCCAAGGTCAAGACGCTTTCCACTGTTCGCCTGATGCCATTTTTCTTCACCACCGATCTGATTGTGGAAAAAGGCGCGGTCGTGGGCATTCGCGGCTTGGACGAGCAGCGAGGAGTACCCTTCGAAACGCGCGCCCAGGCCGTTCTCCTGGCCACGGGAGGCCTCGGGCAGGTTTTTCGGGAAACCACCAACCCGGAAGTGGCAACGGGCGATGGCGTGGCGATCGCTTACCGCGCCGGGGCGGAACTCTCCGACATGGAATTCATCCAGTTCCATCCCACCGCGCTGCGCGTCAAAGCCGCCCCGCGGTTTTTGCTTTCCGAGGCGCTGCGCGGCGAGGGGGGAAAACTGTGCAACGTGGACCTGGAGCCATTCATGCACCAGCATCATGACTCCGGCGATCTGGCGCCGCGCGACATTGTGGCACGGAGCATTCTGCTCGAAATGCAGCGGACTTCGGCCGACTTCGTCTATCTGGATATGACGGGTCTGGACTCCGAACACGTCAAGAAGCGTTTTCCGCGCATCTACGAGACTTGCTTGAAGCACAACCTGGACATTAGCACGGACTTGATCCCGGTTCATCCAGCAGCCCATTACGCGATGGGAGGCGTGCGCACCGACCTTTTCTGCCGCGCCACCCTGCCTGGACTCTATGCCGCAGGCGAGGCAGCCTGCACCGGCGTGCACGGGGCCAATCGCTTGGCCAGCAACTCACTGCTGGAAGGCATTGTCTTCGGCGCTCAAGCCGGGCGGACGATGCTGGCGGACCTAAAGGGTGCCACGCGTCCCCGGGCCGCCGCGGCCGCTCGCCCCGATAGAATCGGGGCGAGCAATCCCACCGGCCACGCCAACCACGGCCGATGCGAGGGCCCAATGGCTCCCCTGCGCGGCAAGAATCCGCCCAGGAACGAAGCGGTTCACAAGCGCGGGCGGGAGATCCAAAACATCATGTGGCGCGAGGTGGGAATCATCCGTTCGGGCAATGAGCTCCGGCGAGCCATCGAGCAGCTCGAGGCCATGCCGATCTCGCCGCCGGAAAAAGCTAGCCGGCAGGAGTACGAGCTGCTGAACATGTGGACAGTGGCCAAGGTCATTGCCTGCTCGGCCCTCGCCCGCGAAGAGAGCCGCGGCGCCCACTACCGGTCGGACTTTCCCTATCATGACGACCGCTTCGCCAAACATTCCCTGGTGCGCAGGGGCCAGCC
- the aroB gene encoding 3-dehydroquinate synthase encodes MSSVQSRTIFVRVGPDPYPVHCGSGLLADLAKLLPLHRMDYTSIFTLSSRNVWKHWGGAIEKALRRLPGKAQTLLFDDSEAKKTIATAEKVSRELVRRGADRGSLLVAAGGGVVGDVVGYVAATYMRGVDYVQVPTTLVAQIDSAIGGKTGVNVPEGKNLIGAFHHPRAVVADAKVLATLDARQYRSGLYEVVKYAVIDDAQLFRFLESTFNPLLARKTAALDYIIPACVRIKARIVEADEREQNLRRVLNFGHTIGHALEAVTGYARFSHGEAVGWGMLAATDLARRLARMAAEDAARIRALIGRLGKLPALSGISSAALYRQLFADKKARAGKLCFVLPLSIGRVEIVPGVPEKIVRETLANLAP; translated from the coding sequence ATGTCCAGCGTCCAATCTCGCACCATTTTCGTCCGCGTCGGGCCGGATCCCTACCCCGTGCACTGCGGTTCCGGGTTGCTGGCCGATCTGGCCAAGCTTCTGCCCTTGCACCGGATGGACTACACGAGCATCTTCACGCTGAGTTCGAGAAACGTCTGGAAGCACTGGGGCGGCGCTATAGAAAAAGCGCTGCGGCGATTGCCAGGGAAGGCGCAAACCTTGCTTTTTGATGACAGCGAGGCGAAGAAGACCATCGCCACGGCGGAGAAGGTGAGCCGGGAGCTGGTACGCCGGGGTGCCGACCGCGGTTCCTTGCTCGTGGCCGCCGGCGGCGGAGTGGTGGGCGACGTGGTGGGTTACGTTGCCGCGACCTACATGCGGGGCGTGGACTACGTGCAGGTTCCGACCACGCTGGTCGCGCAAATTGACAGTGCCATCGGCGGCAAGACGGGTGTCAACGTGCCGGAAGGAAAAAACCTGATCGGCGCGTTCCACCACCCGCGCGCCGTGGTGGCGGATGCGAAAGTTCTGGCGACGCTCGACGCGCGTCAGTACCGTTCCGGTCTATATGAGGTTGTGAAATACGCCGTGATCGACGATGCGCAGCTTTTCCGTTTCCTGGAAAGCACGTTCAACCCGCTCCTGGCGCGGAAGACGGCTGCGCTCGACTACATCATCCCGGCCTGCGTGCGCATCAAGGCGCGGATTGTGGAGGCCGATGAGCGCGAACAAAATCTTCGCCGGGTACTCAACTTCGGTCACACCATCGGCCACGCCCTGGAGGCGGTCACGGGCTATGCTCGCTTCTCGCATGGCGAAGCAGTTGGCTGGGGCATGTTGGCGGCAACCGACCTGGCGCGGCGGCTCGCCAGGATGGCTGCCGAGGACGCGGCCCGGATTCGCGCTCTGATCGGGCGCCTGGGGAAATTGCCCGCTCTCAGCGGTATTTCCTCCGCGGCACTCTACCGCCAACTGTTTGCTGACAAGAAGGCGCGGGCAGGCAAACTCTGCTTTGTCCTGCCCCTTTCGATTGGCCGGGTGGAGATCGTTCCTGGCGTTCCGGAAAAAATTGTGCGCGAAACGCTGGCAAACCTGGCGCCGTGA